A genomic segment from Lignipirellula cremea encodes:
- a CDS encoding PKD domain-containing protein yields the protein MLSPLSACPDRLRTWTACGLLLLLLLPGLASTATAGDVLVRPAQDTLTAVEMNHGDELQFRLKTGRVVRLELLDTGAAIVERVTPGGIVYRFWLDLRIDGERLTLERFVCSQECFYEPYVVNGLRIWPDMVQEVFDLVPVRYPGLGNLRCVPRKDARLAVQDATLRICPDPTVPWLDEQQNTLDVGRCYNGDDCYLGPYLGEACHVGLDLNHPKGSFLFAPIRFDTHQYFNSLERGDNNNRWRGIRRWPNGDVWALQTHHLIKLLTPIREPLAQGAKYASSAGVHVGSHEHTHYEFKIGRPRTPRAEATAEDLASFAWPVDFDSETEIDGADPEVLHLDPWIIFWQIFEDRKDRDKQIRAQQAPLAPSVPGQAVRFSAAGSRAGEGRTFTCSWTFGDGGFAIGPQATHTFAQPGVYPVTLIVNDGEHSVAMTQRITVSGPAVDGPVLALTAADEPSFRPLPAGATVAYGATVELTPHTLRILTRPTHPRPAARTLLLQNGSSARPLPPAKVRIADGGPCDWLQATTADVDGQPALRVQVDATGLREGQYLVLLEVDCPGALNSPQAFRVLLDVPAAAPRERQLIDDRDPGFFATPSFWVGHRFFRCPESRRGQGGFYRTNGARAEAGQFVRFTPDLQPGKYRVSLSKATPFSPAAQFDVRVKHTGGETIVRMHPGDSRTIGEFAFAAGNDGFVEILAAGSKGLVMADAVLFEQP from the coding sequence ATGCTTTCGCCGTTATCCGCCTGCCCTGATCGACTCCGGACCTGGACCGCCTGCGGGCTGCTGCTGCTCCTGCTGCTACCCGGTCTGGCCAGTACCGCGACGGCGGGAGACGTGCTGGTTCGCCCTGCGCAGGACACGCTCACCGCGGTCGAAATGAACCACGGCGACGAACTGCAGTTCCGGCTGAAAACGGGACGTGTCGTCCGCCTGGAACTGCTCGACACGGGCGCCGCGATCGTGGAACGCGTGACGCCGGGCGGGATCGTCTATCGCTTCTGGCTCGACCTGCGCATCGATGGCGAACGACTAACGCTGGAGCGTTTCGTCTGCTCGCAGGAATGCTTTTACGAGCCGTATGTCGTCAACGGTTTGCGCATCTGGCCCGACATGGTGCAAGAGGTTTTTGATCTGGTCCCGGTGCGTTATCCGGGTCTCGGCAACCTGCGCTGCGTACCGCGGAAAGACGCCCGACTGGCCGTACAGGATGCGACGCTCCGCATCTGTCCCGATCCGACCGTTCCCTGGCTGGACGAACAGCAGAACACGCTCGACGTGGGCCGCTGCTACAACGGCGACGACTGCTATCTGGGCCCGTACCTGGGCGAAGCGTGCCATGTGGGGCTCGACCTGAATCATCCCAAAGGCAGCTTCCTGTTCGCTCCGATCCGGTTCGATACGCATCAGTACTTCAACAGCCTGGAACGGGGCGACAACAACAACCGCTGGCGCGGCATTCGCCGCTGGCCAAACGGCGATGTCTGGGCCCTGCAGACCCATCATTTAATCAAACTGCTCACGCCCATCCGGGAACCGCTAGCCCAGGGAGCAAAGTACGCTTCCAGTGCGGGCGTGCATGTCGGCAGTCATGAGCATACGCACTATGAATTCAAAATCGGACGGCCCCGTACGCCTCGCGCGGAAGCCACAGCCGAGGATCTGGCTTCCTTCGCCTGGCCGGTCGACTTCGATAGCGAAACAGAAATCGACGGCGCCGATCCGGAAGTGCTGCACCTGGATCCGTGGATCATCTTCTGGCAGATTTTTGAGGATCGCAAAGACCGCGACAAACAGATCCGCGCCCAGCAGGCTCCGCTGGCTCCGAGCGTACCCGGCCAGGCGGTTCGCTTCTCGGCCGCAGGCTCACGAGCCGGCGAGGGACGCACATTCACTTGCTCCTGGACCTTCGGCGACGGCGGCTTTGCCATAGGACCGCAGGCCACCCATACGTTCGCCCAGCCGGGCGTTTACCCCGTCACGCTGATCGTCAACGACGGTGAGCACTCCGTCGCCATGACGCAGCGGATCACCGTCTCCGGCCCTGCCGTCGACGGACCCGTCCTGGCGCTGACCGCGGCCGACGAGCCGTCCTTTCGCCCGCTCCCGGCCGGAGCGACGGTCGCGTATGGCGCGACTGTCGAGCTGACTCCGCACACGCTGCGGATCCTAACTCGGCCGACGCATCCCCGGCCGGCGGCCCGCACGTTGCTGCTGCAGAACGGCTCCAGCGCCAGGCCGCTCCCTCCGGCGAAAGTGCGGATCGCTGACGGCGGACCGTGCGACTGGCTGCAGGCGACGACCGCCGACGTGGACGGCCAGCCTGCGCTGCGCGTGCAGGTTGACGCCACCGGCCTCCGCGAGGGGCAATACCTGGTGCTGCTGGAGGTCGACTGTCCCGGCGCGTTGAACTCGCCGCAAGCGTTCCGCGTGCTGCTGGACGTGCCGGCTGCGGCGCCGCGGGAGCGGCAGCTGATCGACGACCGCGATCCGGGCTTTTTTGCCACGCCGTCGTTCTGGGTGGGGCATCGCTTCTTTCGCTGTCCGGAAAGCCGGCGGGGTCAGGGCGGCTTCTATCGGACCAATGGCGCCCGGGCGGAGGCGGGCCAGTTCGTCCGCTTCACGCCCGATCTGCAGCCGGGCAAGTATCGCGTTTCGCTGAGCAAAGCGACGCCGTTTTCCCCCGCGGCGCAGTTCGACGTCCGGGTGAAGCACACAGGTGGCGAAACGATCGTGCGGATGCATCCGGGCGATTCCCGCACCATCGGCGAGTTCGCTTTTGCCGCCGGGAACGACGGCTTTGTGGAGATTCTCGCCGCCGGATCCAAGGGCCTGGTAATGGCCGACGCCGTGCTATTCGAGCAGCCGTGA
- a CDS encoding DUF1501 domain-containing protein, with protein sequence MARQTFQHVRTDRHGVSSRRTFLRQVAVGASGAAAFGWRDALSLQAEQLRQRGMACIVLFMRGAPSQFETFDPKPGAPTGGPTQAIPTAVNGIRIAEGWEPVAAQMNDIALIRSLTNNKEGNHDRAVYQLHTGYVQSGTVVHPTLGSIAAAELGSENFDLPHFVNIGHRSGSIGSGFLGMSVSPFQLVDPNEVPRNIELPPEIGAERFRRRHQLLQGLEDDFAAAGGQHRVAEHRALYRKAEQMVLSPRLKAFDLNQEPDSMRDRYGRTEFGQGCLLARRLVEQGVTFVEVESPGWDTHLDNFNKVKALAADVGNGFATLIADLKDRGMLDKTLVVWMGEFGRTPRINANSGRDHHPLSFNAALAGGGIRGGQVIGSTNAEGSDVAERPVSVPDLFCTFCQALQIDPRKENISPLGRPLTLTDGGQAVSELF encoded by the coding sequence ATGGCTCGGCAAACCTTCCAGCACGTTCGGACCGATCGCCACGGCGTATCCAGTCGCCGCACGTTTTTGCGGCAGGTTGCTGTCGGCGCGTCGGGCGCCGCCGCTTTCGGCTGGCGAGACGCTCTGTCCCTGCAGGCCGAGCAGCTGCGGCAGCGGGGCATGGCCTGCATTGTGCTGTTCATGCGCGGGGCCCCCAGCCAGTTCGAAACGTTCGACCCCAAGCCGGGCGCGCCCACCGGCGGGCCGACCCAGGCGATCCCCACGGCCGTCAACGGCATCCGCATCGCCGAAGGCTGGGAGCCAGTCGCCGCCCAGATGAACGACATCGCCCTGATTCGTTCGCTTACCAACAACAAGGAAGGGAACCACGATCGGGCCGTGTATCAGCTGCACACGGGCTACGTGCAGTCCGGCACGGTCGTGCATCCCACGTTAGGTTCGATCGCCGCCGCGGAGCTGGGGTCAGAGAACTTCGACCTGCCGCACTTTGTCAACATCGGCCACCGCAGCGGCTCCATTGGATCGGGCTTTCTCGGCATGTCGGTTTCGCCGTTCCAGCTGGTCGATCCGAATGAAGTCCCCCGGAATATCGAACTGCCGCCCGAGATCGGGGCCGAGCGTTTCCGCCGCCGTCATCAGCTGCTGCAGGGACTGGAAGACGACTTCGCCGCCGCCGGCGGACAGCATCGCGTCGCCGAACACCGGGCCCTGTACCGCAAGGCCGAACAGATGGTGCTCAGCCCGCGACTCAAGGCGTTCGATCTGAACCAGGAACCGGACAGCATGCGGGATCGCTACGGCCGCACGGAATTCGGCCAGGGCTGCCTGCTGGCCCGCCGCCTGGTGGAACAGGGCGTCACGTTCGTCGAAGTGGAATCGCCCGGCTGGGATACGCACCTCGATAACTTCAACAAGGTCAAAGCGCTGGCCGCCGATGTCGGCAACGGGTTCGCTACGCTGATCGCCGATCTGAAAGATCGCGGCATGCTCGACAAGACGCTCGTCGTCTGGATGGGCGAGTTCGGCCGCACCCCGCGGATCAACGCGAACTCCGGCCGCGATCATCACCCGCTGTCGTTCAATGCGGCCCTCGCCGGCGGCGGCATCCGCGGCGGCCAGGTGATTGGCTCCACCAACGCCGAGGGAAGCGACGTGGCCGAACGTCCCGTCAGCGTGCCCGATCTGTTCTGCACCTTCTGCCAGGCCCTGCAGATTGATCCCCGCAAGGAAAACATCAGCCCGCTCGGCCGGCCGCTAACCCTCACCGACGGCGGGCAGGCAGTCAGCGAACTGTTTTAG
- a CDS encoding spermidine synthase: MNLEILAWETSPLGQLCLRRRELLSQPGLFVTEVTLNHEFLMSSLYTDSERALARTAVAMHPGDNLQVLVGGLGLGYTAREALLAERVAQVEVVELLPQVIDWLANGLVPLSDELNNEPRLVITQGDVYQRLAGPPHKQFDLILIDVDHSPDDHLGDNNCAFYTAAGLQAAAKHLAPGGVLGVWSYAESSPFADALHAVFPHVRIEPVTCENRLIDVEQTDWLFFAHH; this comes from the coding sequence TTGAATCTTGAAATTCTGGCCTGGGAAACAAGCCCGCTGGGGCAGCTCTGCTTGCGGCGACGCGAGCTGCTGTCGCAGCCGGGCCTGTTCGTGACCGAAGTGACGCTCAATCACGAATTTCTGATGAGCAGCCTGTACACCGATTCCGAGCGCGCCCTGGCCCGTACGGCCGTCGCCATGCACCCGGGCGACAACCTGCAGGTGCTGGTCGGCGGGCTCGGCCTGGGGTACACCGCGCGCGAGGCCCTGCTGGCCGAGCGGGTCGCCCAGGTGGAAGTGGTCGAGCTGTTGCCGCAAGTCATCGACTGGCTGGCGAACGGGCTGGTGCCGCTGTCGGACGAGCTGAACAACGAGCCGCGACTCGTCATCACCCAGGGCGACGTCTACCAGCGGCTGGCGGGACCGCCGCACAAACAGTTCGATCTGATCCTGATCGATGTCGACCACTCACCTGACGATCATCTGGGCGACAACAACTGCGCCTTCTACACGGCGGCCGGTCTGCAGGCGGCCGCAAAGCACCTGGCTCCCGGCGGCGTGCTGGGGGTCTGGTCGTACGCCGAAAGCTCTCCCTTCGCCGACGCGCTGCACGCCGTTTTCCCGCACGTCCGGATCGAGCCGGTCACCTGCGAGAACCGCCTGATCGACGTCGAGCAAACCGACTGGCTATTCTTCGCCCATCATTAA
- a CDS encoding SGNH/GDSL hydrolase family protein, producing the protein MIDAGRRIFRQTFAVVPVLAAGLLLLCLASPARAEHEGKLQILLLGDSTTEGSVPRRLKPEGPHLEKVLEQLLAAEDDLPPCHAIQSGVSGETIRRLLDSGRYDRAAAKLPGVDYVFIRYGINDRARREDFDANFPKDIHELLERLRQDHPQAVLVLMTIIPFANEEVSTQINDLIKTAAEEEKVELFDIYPRYAAELEKGPNMLNYRRYPLANIPEKYHPLVQPFVRGPSVEVMANELDPILGHLPGWYGDRHPNLAGYNVIADETARYLAKRLRDKQEK; encoded by the coding sequence ATGATCGATGCTGGCCGCCGGATCTTCCGGCAAACGTTTGCTGTTGTTCCCGTCCTGGCCGCCGGACTGCTGCTGCTTTGTCTGGCTTCGCCGGCGCGGGCCGAACATGAAGGGAAGCTGCAGATTCTGCTGCTGGGCGACAGCACGACCGAAGGCAGCGTGCCGCGACGACTGAAGCCGGAAGGGCCGCATCTGGAGAAGGTGCTGGAACAGTTGCTGGCCGCCGAAGACGATCTGCCGCCCTGCCATGCGATCCAGTCGGGCGTCAGCGGGGAGACGATCCGCCGTCTGCTGGATTCGGGCCGGTATGATCGGGCCGCCGCCAAACTGCCGGGCGTGGATTACGTCTTCATCCGGTACGGGATCAACGACCGGGCCCGCCGCGAGGATTTTGACGCGAACTTCCCCAAAGATATCCACGAACTGCTGGAGCGGTTGCGGCAGGATCACCCGCAGGCGGTGCTGGTGCTGATGACCATTATTCCGTTTGCGAACGAGGAGGTCAGCACCCAGATCAACGATCTGATCAAAACGGCCGCCGAGGAAGAGAAGGTGGAGCTGTTTGACATTTACCCGCGGTATGCGGCCGAGCTGGAAAAGGGGCCCAACATGCTCAATTATCGGCGGTATCCGCTGGCGAACATCCCGGAAAAATACCATCCGCTGGTGCAGCCCTTTGTCCGCGGCCCCAGCGTGGAAGTGATGGCGAACGAGCTGGACCCGATCCTGGGCCATCTTCCCGGCTGGTACGGCGACCGGCACCCCAACCTGGCCGGCTATAATGTGATTGCCGATGAAACGGCCCGGTACCTGGCAAAACGGCTGCGGGACAAGCAGGAGAAGTAA